In Brevibacillus brevis NBRC 100599, a single genomic region encodes these proteins:
- a CDS encoding YjcZ family sporulation protein: protein MRKAHRVVCLRKGGDRMGFFDGFDDFALILVLFILLVIVGCDC from the coding sequence ATGAGAAAAGCGCATAGAGTAGTGTGTCTAAGGAAAGGGGGAGACAGAATGGGTTTCTTTGATGGCTTCGATGACTTTGCTCTGATCCTGGTCCTTTTCATTTTGTTGGTAATTGTCGGTTGTGATTGTTAG
- a CDS encoding DIP1984 family protein produces MKLAEALIIRADYQKRIEQLGDRLHRSAKVQEGEQPPENPDDLLSELYQLFDQLERIVQQINRTNASCRFNETMTLSDALTKRDVLGSKRNELADLIKEATVKHDRYSRSEVKICSTVNIAQLQKQVDELSKQYRELDASIQQFNWLTELQET; encoded by the coding sequence GTGAAACTCGCGGAAGCGTTAATCATTCGTGCCGATTATCAAAAGCGAATCGAACAGTTGGGGGACCGCTTGCACCGCAGCGCAAAGGTCCAGGAAGGTGAACAGCCTCCAGAAAATCCTGACGATCTCTTATCTGAGCTGTATCAGTTGTTTGACCAGCTCGAGCGTATTGTTCAGCAAATCAATCGAACCAATGCGTCTTGCCGCTTTAACGAAACAATGACACTCTCCGATGCGTTAACCAAACGTGATGTTCTCGGTTCAAAACGCAATGAGCTGGCCGACCTGATCAAAGAAGCTACAGTCAAGCATGATCGCTACAGCCGTTCGGAGGTCAAGATTTGCTCAACTGTTAATATTGCCCAGTTGCAAAAGCAAGTCGACGAGCTGTCCAAGCAGTACCGGGAACTGGATGCAAGCATTCAACAATTCAACTGGTTAACGGAGCTGCAAGAAACCTGA
- a CDS encoding quinone-dependent dihydroorotate dehydrogenase, whose amino-acid sequence MYQLIRKYLFQQDAEEIHEKTIGALRLVEDSAPGKSILKMIYQVKDQRLENKLWGMTFPNPVGLAAGFDKNAEVYHALGALGFGFVEIGTLTPQGQPGNPKPRLFRLPEHQAVINRMGFNNHGAYLASQHLVDYAYSDVPIGINIGKNKVTPNEEAAVDYSKCMDMLYAYGHYFVINISSPNTPNLRDLQETESLRHLVRAVKEKATEMEGRSIKKKPILLKVAPDMSDEHMRDVVHAAVEEGISGIIATNTTLSREAVSGHRFAEEAGGLSGRPLTERSTAWVKEIYQEVGDKVPIIGVGGIYNGEDAYAKIRAGASLVQVYTGMIYQGPGIAKQINKKLLKLMQRDGFKHISEVIGVDAKE is encoded by the coding sequence ATGTATCAGCTCATAAGAAAATATCTGTTCCAGCAAGATGCGGAAGAGATTCATGAAAAGACAATTGGTGCCTTAAGGCTGGTGGAGGATTCTGCTCCAGGCAAAAGCATCCTGAAGATGATCTATCAGGTAAAAGACCAGCGGTTGGAGAACAAGCTGTGGGGAATGACGTTTCCGAATCCAGTCGGACTTGCAGCCGGTTTTGATAAAAATGCAGAAGTTTATCATGCGCTGGGTGCTCTTGGCTTTGGGTTTGTGGAAATCGGGACACTGACGCCGCAGGGGCAGCCAGGCAATCCAAAGCCCCGATTGTTCCGATTGCCGGAACATCAAGCTGTCATTAACCGAATGGGCTTCAACAATCACGGTGCGTATCTGGCTTCCCAGCATTTGGTCGATTACGCATACTCAGATGTTCCGATTGGGATTAACATTGGGAAAAACAAAGTAACGCCGAATGAAGAAGCGGCCGTCGATTATAGCAAATGTATGGACATGCTCTATGCATACGGTCACTATTTCGTCATTAACATCAGCTCTCCAAATACCCCGAATCTTCGTGACTTGCAGGAAACGGAGAGCTTGCGTCATTTGGTGCGTGCAGTAAAAGAAAAGGCAACCGAAATGGAAGGGCGTTCCATCAAGAAAAAGCCGATTTTGCTGAAAGTAGCGCCAGACATGTCAGATGAGCACATGCGCGATGTTGTTCACGCTGCTGTAGAAGAAGGCATTTCCGGAATTATTGCTACCAATACGACACTGTCACGCGAGGCCGTTTCCGGACATCGATTTGCCGAGGAAGCGGGCGGATTGAGCGGAAGACCTCTTACAGAGCGTTCCACTGCTTGGGTGAAGGAGATTTATCAAGAAGTAGGAGACAAGGTACCAATCATCGGTGTCGGTGGTATTTATAATGGGGAAGACGCCTACGCGAAAATCCGGGCAGGAGCCAGTCTTGTTCAGGTGTATACGGGGATGATTTATCAGGGCCCAGGTATCGCCAAACAAATCAACAAAAAACTGCTCAAGCTCATGCAACGCGATGGTTTTAAACATATTAGTGAAGTAATTGGCGTAGACGCAAAAGAATAG
- the cbiQ gene encoding cobalt ECF transporter T component CbiQ — translation MNGLQLDSLSYQNRLKHLPPAHKLLLASAMLLLVLVGHVWMQMAVVVWMTVWVVVYARIPVRIYCAFMIVSLSFFAAGLPALLIEGARAGGVQVQVAAAWDLGSYVLYVPMSSFSKVWILFWRTMASLSCFAFLLFTVPFAEILQVLRRLHMPVLVTDLLMIMYRFIFVLVTISHQLWIAQRSRGGHRGFRATLRDAGVLVAQLFVRAMRKYEALHKGMAARGFGESMQVLSFHSHARSHRYEWESIAGCMLLVLLEWWTGGWRL, via the coding sequence ATGAACGGGCTGCAGCTTGATTCTCTCTCTTATCAAAACAGGCTAAAACATCTGCCGCCAGCTCATAAGCTATTGCTGGCGAGTGCAATGTTACTGCTCGTCCTGGTGGGACATGTATGGATGCAGATGGCGGTCGTGGTTTGGATGACGGTATGGGTAGTGGTATATGCCCGTATTCCTGTCCGTATCTACTGTGCCTTTATGATCGTGTCACTCTCGTTTTTCGCGGCGGGGCTCCCTGCTCTATTGATTGAAGGGGCGAGAGCAGGAGGAGTACAGGTACAGGTCGCGGCAGCATGGGATTTGGGTTCGTATGTGCTCTATGTGCCGATGTCCTCCTTCAGTAAAGTTTGGATTTTATTTTGGCGGACCATGGCGAGCTTATCCTGCTTTGCTTTCCTTTTGTTTACCGTGCCGTTTGCCGAAATCTTGCAGGTGCTTCGCCGGCTTCATATGCCTGTTCTTGTGACTGATTTATTAATGATTATGTATCGGTTTATTTTTGTGTTGGTAACGATTTCTCACCAGCTCTGGATTGCCCAACGTTCGCGCGGAGGTCATCGCGGCTTCCGGGCGACACTTCGGGATGCAGGGGTTCTCGTTGCGCAATTGTTTGTCAGAGCGATGCGCAAATACGAAGCCCTGCACAAAGGAATGGCGGCAAGAGGTTTCGGGGAGAGCATGCAGGTGCTCTCGTTTCATTCCCATGCCCGCTCGCACCGCTATGAGTGGGAATCAATCGCAGGCTGTATGCTGCTGGTGCTGCTTGAGTGGTGGACAGGAGGTTGGCGGTTATGA
- a CDS encoding energy-coupling factor ABC transporter permease has protein sequence MNRSRLVSTCLMIAGFVLYFLLNEPETGHAMHIMEGYLPLSWALFWWAVFLPFFILGIRSINKIVKEHPEMKLLIGVAGAFAFVLSALKIPSVTGSSSHPTGTGLGAIMFGPFAMSVLGSMVLLFQALLLAHGGLTTLGANAVSMAVVGPMVAYGIYRLIMKVAGSQRLAVFAAAALADLATYVVTSFQLAFAFPAESGGVLASFAKFAGIFAFTQVPLAISEGLLTVLVWNWLLSYNAKELTQLRLLKREESL, from the coding sequence ATGAATCGATCTCGTCTCGTATCTACTTGTTTGATGATCGCGGGCTTTGTCTTGTATTTTTTGCTCAATGAACCTGAGACAGGACATGCAATGCACATCATGGAAGGGTATTTGCCATTATCCTGGGCCTTATTTTGGTGGGCTGTGTTCTTGCCATTCTTTATTCTTGGGATTCGCTCGATTAACAAGATTGTAAAAGAACATCCCGAGATGAAGCTCCTTATTGGCGTTGCAGGAGCATTTGCCTTTGTTTTATCTGCATTGAAAATCCCTTCGGTTACAGGCAGCAGCTCTCACCCGACTGGAACAGGCCTTGGCGCCATTATGTTTGGGCCTTTTGCGATGTCTGTGTTAGGGAGTATGGTGCTCTTGTTTCAAGCCTTGCTTTTGGCGCATGGAGGTTTGACTACGCTAGGAGCAAATGCTGTATCTATGGCAGTAGTAGGACCGATGGTGGCATACGGAATCTATCGGTTGATCATGAAAGTGGCCGGAAGTCAGCGTCTGGCGGTTTTTGCGGCGGCGGCTTTGGCTGATCTCGCTACCTATGTGGTGACTTCGTTTCAACTGGCATTCGCATTTCCAGCTGAATCTGGCGGAGTGTTGGCCTCATTTGCCAAATTCGCAGGAATTTTTGCGTTCACGCAAGTACCGCTCGCTATTAGTGAAGGTCTGTTGACCGTTCTTGTTTGGAACTGGTTGTTATCTTATAACGCAAAAGAGCTTACGCAGCTTCGTTTGCTCAAACGGGAGGAATCGCTGTGA
- a CDS encoding energy-coupling factor ABC transporter substrate-binding protein — protein sequence MKKGWNWLLLLGVIVLAIVPLLLVQDSEFGGADGVAEEAIKEIAPNYEPWFQPLIEPPGGETESLLFAVQAALGAGVVGYAVGLYKGRLDKRKK from the coding sequence GTGAAAAAGGGGTGGAACTGGCTTTTACTCTTGGGGGTAATTGTACTGGCTATTGTCCCGCTGCTGCTGGTGCAGGATTCGGAATTTGGCGGCGCAGACGGCGTGGCGGAGGAAGCGATCAAGGAAATCGCTCCGAACTACGAACCGTGGTTTCAACCGCTGATAGAACCGCCAGGGGGAGAGACGGAGAGTCTATTGTTTGCGGTGCAGGCGGCGTTGGGAGCGGGAGTGGTTGGCTACGCCGTGGGTTTGTACAAAGGTCGGTTGGATAAACGCAAAAAATGA
- a CDS encoding GerAB/ArcD/ProY family transporter, which translates to MKVDGKIGIGQAIMVMMLTIGITNHVTVIPLLLSKAGRDAWLSVLVAGIPFSLWVYLLFVINRTIKQQALYEWLQQRTGNIVSHLLLTPIMICLYLMALTNLIDTQTWTTVNYLPRTPEWVTAFALMGLCVLAAIGGMTSVGITAGILLPIVVLLGFFVAFGNIPKKDYSLLLPLFQNGYRPLIMGMLYFGGGITELFLLLLLQHHIRKPLRLVHYFVMLGITVLLTLSPLTGAIAEFGPVESARQRFPAFEQWRLLTIGKDIENMEFFSIFQWLSGAFIRITICLLLLGELLTIHTRKQRKYTILFLGGSMIAFTSLPYSDMQFVSFLTHVYYPLYFVLMIIVTLALILISLRKSSKQEGIGHDP; encoded by the coding sequence ATGAAAGTGGACGGAAAAATCGGGATTGGTCAAGCCATTATGGTGATGATGCTGACGATCGGCATTACGAACCACGTAACCGTCATTCCCCTCTTATTAAGTAAAGCCGGAAGAGATGCTTGGTTGAGCGTGTTGGTTGCTGGTATTCCTTTTTCCTTGTGGGTGTATTTATTGTTTGTGATCAATCGAACAATAAAACAACAAGCCTTGTATGAATGGCTTCAGCAGCGAACAGGAAATATTGTCAGCCATCTCTTGCTCACTCCGATCATGATCTGCCTGTATTTGATGGCGTTAACCAATCTGATCGATACCCAGACATGGACTACCGTCAATTATCTGCCTCGAACACCCGAATGGGTGACTGCATTCGCCTTGATGGGCTTATGTGTGCTCGCAGCTATCGGGGGAATGACCTCTGTTGGAATTACAGCAGGAATACTTCTGCCTATCGTCGTGTTGCTTGGATTTTTTGTCGCTTTTGGCAATATTCCCAAAAAGGATTATAGTCTTTTACTACCGCTTTTCCAGAACGGTTATCGTCCTCTGATAATGGGGATGCTCTACTTTGGCGGTGGTATAACCGAGCTGTTTCTGTTGCTATTGCTTCAGCATCACATCCGCAAGCCACTCCGCCTCGTACACTATTTCGTTATGCTCGGCATTACGGTTCTGTTGACACTCAGTCCGTTGACAGGGGCGATTGCAGAATTCGGACCTGTCGAATCTGCCCGTCAACGTTTTCCCGCATTTGAACAATGGCGGCTCCTCACCATTGGAAAAGACATCGAAAATATGGAGTTCTTCTCGATTTTCCAGTGGCTCTCTGGTGCTTTTATTCGAATCACTATCTGCTTGCTGCTTCTGGGGGAGTTACTCACGATCCATACCAGAAAACAGCGCAAATACACGATCCTGTTTCTCGGGGGGAGCATGATCGCCTTTACCAGCCTCCCGTATAGCGACATGCAGTTCGTTTCCTTCCTCACGCACGTATACTATCCGCTTTACTTCGTCCTTATGATCATTGTCACACTCGCACTCATCCTGATTTCCCTGCGCAAATCATCCAAACAGGAGGGAATAGGCCATGACCCTTGA
- a CDS encoding energy-coupling factor ABC transporter ATP-binding protein, whose translation MTSRLLEFIDLQYTYPGGRGPVLSGLSLWIPEGKKCVLLGRNGCGKSTLFLHGNGIIEPQQGQVLWKGKPLVYKRAALQEMTQKVGLVFQDPEHQLIASTVAEDISYGLCNQKLPVDVIRAKVEKVLDAFGLRELAEAPIHHLSLGQKRRLALAGVMVMEPELLLLDEPTAYLDRYQTKNLLRELDAIHRQGTTVLMATHDMDIAFEWAEWICIMDEGRLVFAGDPQEALENRDMLESLHLGMPLLVDVWEALPEQWKRELGGNIPRSVDELRKMLSVQRVW comes from the coding sequence ATGACATCACGGTTGTTGGAGTTCATCGATTTGCAGTACACGTATCCAGGAGGGCGGGGACCAGTCCTGTCAGGGCTGTCCTTATGGATTCCAGAGGGGAAAAAATGTGTTCTTTTGGGGCGGAATGGCTGTGGGAAGTCGACCCTGTTCTTGCATGGAAACGGGATCATCGAGCCACAGCAGGGACAGGTGCTGTGGAAGGGGAAACCGCTTGTCTACAAACGGGCCGCATTGCAAGAGATGACGCAAAAGGTAGGCTTGGTCTTTCAAGATCCCGAGCATCAGTTGATCGCAAGCACAGTGGCAGAAGATATATCTTACGGTTTATGCAATCAGAAGCTGCCTGTGGACGTAATCCGGGCAAAGGTAGAAAAGGTGCTGGATGCATTCGGGTTAAGAGAGCTGGCAGAAGCTCCGATTCATCATTTGAGCCTGGGACAAAAACGACGACTGGCACTCGCAGGGGTCATGGTCATGGAGCCAGAGCTTTTGCTGTTGGACGAGCCTACTGCGTATCTGGATCGCTACCAGACCAAAAATTTACTGCGGGAGCTCGATGCTATTCACCGGCAAGGAACGACTGTTTTGATGGCAACTCACGATATGGATATTGCGTTTGAATGGGCGGAGTGGATTTGCATCATGGATGAAGGAAGGCTTGTGTTCGCGGGAGATCCGCAGGAGGCATTGGAAAACAGAGACATGCTGGAAAGCCTTCATCTAGGTATGCCGTTGCTCGTGGATGTGTGGGAGGCACTGCCTGAGCAGTGGAAGCGAGAGTTGGGCGGAAATATTCCACGTTCGGTCGACGAGCTGAGAAAAATGCTCAGTGTTCAGCGTGTGTGGTGA
- a CDS encoding L,D-transpeptidase family protein — MVNRTITHLLICFAAILLLTVSFPVEIEIGQKIVYAEHSLPIISDQGIFTIEVYPRKHKLIVKKHGKTIKTYPVAVGNPSTPTPVGEYKVIYKGKDWGPSFGPRWLGLNVPWGIYGIHGTNKPYSIGQHLSHGCIRMRNNDVIELFKMIPLGTKVTIYGHVLGDPSHDPRDLAEGDVGGDVQLIQSRLKSAGYYHGICDGKFRSSTTAALKKFQRDRKLKPNGVVSSKIYQELGLLE, encoded by the coding sequence ATGGTGAATCGAACGATAACCCACTTGCTCATTTGTTTTGCTGCCATTCTTCTCTTAACTGTTAGCTTTCCAGTAGAAATTGAAATCGGTCAAAAAATTGTTTACGCCGAGCATTCGTTACCAATCATTAGCGACCAAGGTATTTTTACGATTGAGGTTTATCCCAGGAAACACAAGTTAATTGTCAAAAAGCATGGGAAAACAATAAAAACGTATCCCGTTGCCGTTGGTAATCCTTCTACACCTACACCAGTTGGAGAATACAAAGTCATATACAAAGGAAAAGATTGGGGACCCTCATTCGGTCCACGATGGTTAGGCTTAAACGTCCCTTGGGGAATTTATGGCATCCACGGCACAAACAAGCCATACTCCATCGGACAGCATTTGAGCCATGGTTGTATCCGCATGCGAAACAACGACGTCATCGAACTGTTCAAGATGATTCCACTCGGAACAAAAGTAACGATTTATGGTCATGTATTAGGGGACCCGAGCCACGATCCTAGAGATTTAGCAGAGGGCGACGTTGGTGGAGATGTACAGCTCATTCAATCTCGGTTGAAGAGCGCTGGTTATTATCACGGAATATGCGATGGCAAGTTTCGATCCTCGACAACTGCGGCTCTAAAGAAATTTCAACGGGATCGAAAATTAAAACCAAACGGTGTCGTGTCCAGCAAGATTTACCAAGAGCTGGGACTGCTGGAATAG